A stretch of the Panicum virgatum strain AP13 chromosome 9N, P.virgatum_v5, whole genome shotgun sequence genome encodes the following:
- the LOC120691884 gene encoding protein FATTY ACID EXPORT 5-like, translating into MHDFCFTIPYGFAVLAGGVLGYLRRGSTASLAGGAGAGALLLLAGFVSLKAFEKRRNSYLALALETLCAFALTYVMGQRYLETSKIMPAGVVAGLSAVMSAFYLFKIATGGNHIPPKKE; encoded by the exons ATGCACGATTTCTGCTTCACGATCCCCTACGGGTTCGCcgtgctggccggcggcgtgctGGGCTACCTCCGCCGCGGCAGCACCGCGTCCCTGGcggggggcgccggcgccggcgcgctccTCCTGCTCGCGGGGTTCGTCAGCCTCAAGGCCTTCGAGAAGCGGCGCAACTCCTACCTCGCCCTCGCGCTCGAGACCC TTTGTGCATTCGCCTTGACCTACGTTATGGGACAGAGATACCTAGAAACTTCGAAGATAATGCCAGCTGGTGTTGTTGCTGGTCTCAG CGCCGTGATGTCTGCATTCTATCTATTCAAGATTGCAACTGGCGGCAACCACATCCCACCAAAGAAAGAGTAA
- the LOC120692023 gene encoding 4-coumarate--CoA ligase-like 1 — MAGTASPAAVYGSDGVYRSPRPVAPIAADPELSISDLVLRRAAACPSALALVDAATGRALTFGALRSAVLVASAALSSRARVRRGDAVLLLAPNCVLYPVCFLAVTALGAVATTANPLYTPREIAKQAADARAKLFVTVSDLLPKIADLRLPTILLDGDGASLPDVTLYSDLVAGVQETEYRRPPTWQSDTAALFYSSGTTGQSKGVVLTHSNFIAAATMVTSDQDQLGEGRNVLLCFLPMFHIFGMSVVTLGQLQRGNTVVVMARFDVDAVLAAVERHRVTYLFCASPVMIALAKHGSGGRYDLSSLRCIGSGGAPLGKDVMEAVAEKFPNAEIIQGYGMTETCGIISLEYPQKGRARQFGSTGALVTGVEAKIIDVKTTKHLPPNQLGEICIRGPNIMQGHFNNVQATEFTIKQGWLHTGDLGYFDERCQLYVVDRLKELIKYKGFQIAPAELEGLLLSHAEILDAVVIPLLLPKYPDPEAGEVPIAYVVRSPKSSLSEVDVQKFIEKQVAYYKRLRKVTVVDSVPKSVSGKILRRELIAQVRSSKL; from the exons ATGGCGGGCACGGCGTCGCCGGCCGCGGTCTACGGCTCCGACGGCGTCTACCGCTCGCCGCGCCCGGTGGCGCCCATCGCCGCCGATCCGGAGCTCTCCATATCCGACCtcgtcctccgccgcgccgccgcgtgcccctcCGCGCTCGCGCTCGTGGACGCCGCGACGGGCCGCGCGCTCACCTTCGGGGCCCTCCGCTCCGCGGTGCTCGTCGCGTCCGCCGCGCTCTCGTCCCGCGCGCGCGTCCGCCGCGGCGACGCCGTGCTCCTCCTCGCGCCCAACTGCGTGCTCTACCCGGTCTGCTTCCTCGCCGTCACCGCGCTCGGCGCCGTCGCCACCACGGCCAACCCGCTCTACACCCCGCGGGAGATCGCCAAGCAGGCCGCCGACGCCCGCGCCAAGCTCTTCGTCACCGTCTCCGACCTCCTGCCCAAGATCGCAGACCTCCGCCTCCCCACAATCCTcctggacggcgacggcgcgtcCCTGCCTGACGTGACCCTCTACTCTGACCTCGTCGCCGGGGTCCAGGAGACGGAGTACCGCCGCCCTCCGACGTGGCAGAGCGACACGGCGGCGTTGTTCTACTCGTCGGGCACGACGGGGCAGAGCAAGGGCGTCGTGCTCACGCACAGCAACTTcatcgcggcggcgacgatggTGACGTCGGACCAGGACCAGCTCGGCGAGGGGCGGAACGTGCTCCTCTGCTTCCTGCCCATGTTCCACATCTTCGGCATGTCCGTGGTCACGCTCGGGCAGCTGCAGCGTGGCAACACCGTCGTCGTGATGGCCCGCTTCGACGTGGacgccgtgctcgccgccgtggagcggcACCGCGTCACGTACCTCTTCTGTGCGTCGCCGGTGATGATCGCGCTCGCAAAGCATGGGAGCGGCGGCAGGTACGACCTCAGCTCGCTCAGGTGCATCGGATccggcggcgcgccgctcgGCAAGGACGTCATGGAGGCTGTGGCCGAAAAATTCCCCAACGCCGAGATTATCCAG GGTTATGGTATGACTGAAACCTGTGGGATCATATCATTGGAGTACCCACAAAAAGGACGTGCCCGTCAGTTTGGTTCAACTGGAGCTCTTGTCACTGGAGTTGAAGCAAAGATTATCGATGTGAAGACAACGAAGCATCTGCCTCCGAATCAACTAGGAGAGATCTGTATTCGTGGACCAAACATAATGCAAG GCCATTTCAACAATGTGCAAGCTACTGAATTCACAATCAAACAAGGGTGGTTGCATACTGGTGACCTTGGATACTTTGATGAAAGATGCCAACTTTATGTTGTCGACAGGCTTAAAGAGCTGATCAAGTACAAAGGCTTCCAG ATTGCTCCTGCTGAGCTTGAAGGATTGCTCCTGTCTCATGCAGAAATCCTTGATGCTGTTGTCATCCC TCTCCTTTTGCCAAAGTATCCTGATCCTGAAGCAGGGGAAGTTCCCATTGCCTACGTTGTACGATCACCTAAGAGTTCACTGTCTGAAGT